The following coding sequences lie in one Rhodospirillales bacterium genomic window:
- a CDS encoding ABC transporter ATP-binding protein: MAAGERLFGARRYVPSNVLSFPVAEKFAGAPANANTAAAALIQLDGVSKTFRTTSGGTVKALDQVNLTIGSSEFVSVVGPSGCGKTTLLRIIAGLEGDHGGTFRLAGETVTGPSRDIGIVFQDATLLPWRTVLNNVLLPAQVLRLESASALATARRLLELVGLKGFEDKYPHELSGGMRQRVSIARALVHDPAVLLMDEPFGALDALTRETMGLELLKIWDTARKTVFLITHSITEAVFLSDRVIVLSPRPGRILADVPIALPRPRNLDMLSDETFGTFTRRIRRVLDASAAPPA, from the coding sequence ATGGCAGCGGGAGAACGGCTTTTCGGGGCGAGGCGGTACGTGCCATCGAACGTCTTGAGCTTTCCGGTCGCTGAAAAATTCGCGGGAGCGCCCGCGAACGCCAATACCGCTGCGGCCGCTCTCATTCAACTCGACGGCGTCAGCAAGACGTTCCGTACCACCTCCGGGGGCACGGTCAAAGCTCTCGACCAGGTCAACCTGACCATCGGGTCCAGCGAATTCGTTTCCGTGGTCGGTCCGTCGGGCTGCGGCAAGACCACGCTTCTGCGCATCATTGCCGGCCTGGAAGGCGATCATGGCGGCACGTTCCGGCTGGCGGGCGAGACCGTGACCGGGCCGAGCCGCGACATCGGCATCGTGTTTCAGGACGCCACGTTGTTGCCGTGGCGCACGGTTCTCAACAATGTCCTGCTGCCCGCGCAGGTGCTGCGGTTGGAAAGCGCCTCGGCGTTGGCGACGGCCCGCCGGCTTCTCGAATTGGTCGGCCTCAAGGGCTTCGAGGACAAGTATCCGCATGAGCTGTCGGGCGGCATGCGCCAGCGCGTTTCGATCGCGCGCGCGTTGGTTCACGATCCGGCGGTGTTGCTGATGGACGAGCCGTTCGGCGCGCTCGACGCGCTGACGCGCGAAACCATGGGGTTGGAGCTGCTGAAAATCTGGGACACGGCGCGCAAGACCGTATTTCTCATCACCCACTCGATCACCGAGGCGGTATTCCTGAGCGACCGGGTGATCGTGCTGTCGCCGCGCCCGGGACGCATTCTCGCCGACGTGCCGATTGCGTTGCCGCGCCCGCGCAACCTCGACATGTTGAGCGACGAGACCTTCGGAACGTTCACCCGCCGCATCCGGCGGGTGCTCGATGCCAGCGCCGCGCCGCCGGCCTGA
- a CDS encoding ABC transporter permease: protein MAWVRYRRSAVEYAPAILTLAGLIVAWEILCRALDVPKWLLPAPSHIAIETWEIRAVLPLHFFATLTAIVGGFFIAIAVGIPLAILVVYSPFLRRVIYPILLMLQSVPKVALAPLLLLWIGYGMTSNMVVAATVAFFPIVINTATGLESVNAELLELTRSFDSSAWRVFWRVRLPWAMPYVFSSFKVAITLAVIGAVVAEFVGADKGLGYLIISSAGAMKTSIMFGMLVILSLTGITCFYVVAWTERWLCPWYLPAEVDPAKG, encoded by the coding sequence ATGGCCTGGGTCCGATATCGCCGCTCGGCTGTCGAATACGCGCCCGCGATCCTGACTCTCGCCGGCCTGATCGTCGCGTGGGAAATTCTGTGCCGCGCGCTGGACGTGCCCAAGTGGCTGCTGCCGGCGCCGAGCCACATCGCGATCGAAACCTGGGAGATTCGCGCGGTTCTGCCGTTGCATTTCTTCGCGACCCTGACGGCCATCGTCGGCGGATTTTTCATCGCCATCGCCGTCGGTATTCCGCTCGCCATCCTGGTGGTTTATTCGCCGTTTCTGCGCCGGGTGATTTACCCGATCCTGTTGATGCTGCAATCGGTGCCCAAAGTCGCGCTCGCGCCGCTTTTGCTCCTGTGGATCGGGTACGGCATGACGTCGAACATGGTCGTCGCCGCGACGGTGGCATTTTTTCCGATCGTCATTAATACGGCCACCGGGCTGGAATCGGTGAATGCCGAATTGCTCGAGTTGACGCGCTCGTTCGATTCCAGCGCATGGCGCGTGTTCTGGCGCGTGCGGTTGCCGTGGGCGATGCCATACGTGTTTTCGAGCTTCAAGGTCGCCATCACACTTGCCGTCATTGGCGCGGTCGTGGCCGAATTCGTCGGCGCCGACAAAGGCCTCGGCTATCTGATCATATCGAGCGCCGGGGCGATGAAGACGTCGATCATGTTCGGGATGTTGGTCATTCTCTCGCTCACCGGGATCACGTGTTTCTATGTTGTGGCCTGGACCGAACGCTGGCTGTGCCCGTGGTATCTGCCGGCCGAAGTCGATCCCGCGAAAGGCTGA
- a CDS encoding ABC transporter ATP-binding protein has translation MVVIASPSAVAPPLVSLARVAKRFVTRAGADVEALRELTLSIPRDQFVTVVGPSGCGKSTLMKLIGGITPPTQGEIRLDGQILSRPSRKIGMVFQQPVLLPWRSVLDNVLFPIEMLGWPVTDYRDEARRLIELVGLGGFEGALPSELSGGMQQRVSICRALVYDPEMLLMDEPFGALDAMTREDLSFELLRIWNERRKTVVFVTHSIAEAVLLADRVIVMTARPGRVVMDVPIDLPRPRAPSTEFTPEFTQYLRTIRKAIYAERRER, from the coding sequence ATGGTCGTTATCGCGTCGCCGTCGGCGGTCGCGCCGCCGCTCGTGTCGCTCGCGCGCGTGGCGAAGCGCTTCGTCACGCGCGCCGGCGCCGACGTCGAGGCGCTGCGCGAGCTCACCCTGTCGATTCCGCGCGACCAGTTCGTGACGGTGGTGGGCCCGAGCGGGTGCGGCAAGAGTACGCTGATGAAGCTGATCGGCGGCATCACGCCGCCCACGCAAGGAGAGATTCGGCTCGACGGACAGATTCTCAGCCGGCCGTCGCGCAAGATCGGCATGGTGTTCCAGCAGCCGGTGCTGCTGCCGTGGCGCTCGGTGCTCGACAATGTTCTCTTTCCGATCGAAATGCTCGGCTGGCCGGTGACCGACTATCGCGACGAGGCGCGGCGCTTGATCGAACTGGTCGGCCTCGGCGGCTTCGAAGGCGCGTTGCCGAGCGAGTTGTCGGGCGGCATGCAGCAGCGGGTGTCGATCTGCCGCGCCCTGGTGTACGACCCGGAAATGTTGCTGATGGACGAGCCGTTCGGCGCGCTCGACGCCATGACGCGCGAAGACCTGAGTTTCGAACTGCTGCGCATCTGGAACGAACGGCGCAAGACCGTGGTGTTCGTCACCCATAGCATCGCCGAGGCCGTGTTGCTGGCCGATCGCGTCATCGTCATGACGGCGCGCCCCGGCCGGGTCGTGATGGACGTCCCCATTGACTTGCCGCGCCCGCGCGCCCCGAGCACCGAATTTACGCCCGAGTTCACCCAATACCTGCGGACGATCCGCAAGGCGATTTACGCCGAGCGGCGGGAGCGCTGA
- a CDS encoding ABC transporter substrate-binding protein produces MLRRTMNAIGRRLLGLALALAPVSAGAADNVSFALDWVVNGTHSGYFTAREKGFYKDVGLEVTIARGFGSGDTIKRVAAGSALIGLADTGAIIAARANDDIPVRIVAMIYDRATLGLIYLAQSGIKAPKDLEGRAIGRSASGASVNMFPAFLKVNGIDRSKIREVVVDGATFLPLLMSGQVDAVLEQSINIGKFRRAAAQQGKTALGMRYSDFGLEAYGNAILVRTSTAQEKSDLVRRFVAASLKGIAYAFDHPDEAIAILRKHHPEVDANAAMDELTTLKEMQTTAELRRVGLGHIDRNRMEKTRDNITPALSLKRTVPVEDIYLTGYLPAMPVVPAGK; encoded by the coding sequence ATGTTGCGACGCACGATGAACGCAATAGGCCGGCGCCTTCTCGGGCTGGCCCTGGCGCTGGCGCCCGTTTCCGCCGGCGCCGCGGATAACGTCAGTTTCGCGCTCGATTGGGTAGTGAACGGGACCCACAGCGGCTACTTTACGGCGCGCGAGAAAGGATTTTACAAGGACGTCGGGTTGGAGGTGACGATCGCGCGCGGGTTCGGCTCGGGCGATACCATCAAGCGCGTCGCCGCGGGATCGGCGCTGATCGGCCTTGCCGATACCGGCGCGATTATCGCCGCCCGCGCCAACGACGACATTCCGGTCCGCATCGTCGCTATGATCTACGACCGGGCGACGCTCGGGCTGATCTATCTCGCGCAATCGGGGATCAAGGCGCCCAAGGACCTCGAAGGCCGGGCGATCGGTCGCTCCGCCTCGGGCGCGTCGGTCAACATGTTTCCGGCGTTTCTCAAGGTCAACGGCATCGATCGGAGCAAAATCCGCGAAGTGGTGGTGGATGGCGCCACCTTCCTGCCGCTGTTGATGTCGGGGCAGGTCGATGCGGTGCTCGAGCAAAGCATCAACATCGGCAAATTCCGCCGCGCCGCGGCGCAGCAGGGCAAGACCGCGCTCGGCATGCGTTATTCCGATTTCGGCCTCGAAGCCTACGGTAACGCCATTCTGGTGCGGACCTCGACCGCGCAGGAAAAATCCGACCTTGTCCGCCGGTTCGTGGCGGCGTCGCTGAAGGGCATCGCCTACGCCTTCGACCATCCCGACGAGGCGATCGCCATCCTGCGCAAACACCATCCGGAAGTCGATGCAAACGCGGCGATGGACGAACTCACGACCCTCAAGGAGATGCAAACGACCGCCGAACTCCGCCGCGTCGGACTTGGCCATATCGACCGCAATCGGATGGAAAAAACGCGCGACAACATTACGCCCGCGTTGTCGCTCAAGCGGACCGTCCCGGTCGAGGACATCTACCTGACCGGATATCTGCCCGCGATGCCCGTCGTGCCCGCCGGCAAATAG
- a CDS encoding UbiD family decarboxylase, which translates to MTASLRSYLRLLESRGQLLTVRKAVDRRFELNAVVRKIQMGPNLPVLFEKVRGTRYPVVSNIFGNYGIIAELLGVDKNKVAARWSELTTTAEPICDEHPTEGDDWKEVSPADVPQIIFSEKDAGPYLTASVIIARDPDSGVVNLSYHRMQIIGPDELRCRLSTSGDLYRIQQKMEKRGAPVPAVVAIGMPPAAILAGAATIGPTASEYDLAARISGRRFPMRPSPISGLPVPATTEFLIEGEILPNVRRPEGPFGEWMDYYVPVMDNHVFTVKRAYARKDAVFYAISSGSSEELAMSAVPLAGGIYNGIRTWVPAVRDVTCFPLLQFCAVQIAKTADGQAQRAMLAAFGAEMNRILYCVVVDEDVDIHNWNDVLWAMATRCRPDRDIMQIPGVPSFARDPHRMHWGRLGIDATKPLEHVEAFERKKAPGLNELKLEDYIKN; encoded by the coding sequence ATGACGGCAAGCCTGCGCAGCTATCTGCGCTTACTCGAAAGTCGCGGCCAATTGCTGACGGTGCGCAAGGCAGTCGATCGGCGATTCGAGTTGAACGCCGTGGTGCGGAAGATTCAAATGGGCCCGAATTTGCCGGTCCTGTTCGAAAAGGTGCGCGGCACCCGCTATCCGGTGGTCAGCAATATCTTCGGCAACTATGGAATCATCGCTGAATTGCTCGGCGTCGACAAAAACAAGGTTGCCGCGCGGTGGAGCGAATTGACGACGACGGCGGAACCGATTTGCGACGAACATCCGACGGAAGGCGACGACTGGAAGGAGGTATCGCCTGCAGACGTTCCGCAGATCATCTTTTCGGAGAAAGACGCCGGACCGTACCTGACCGCAAGCGTCATCATCGCGCGCGATCCCGACAGCGGTGTCGTCAATCTTTCCTACCACCGCATGCAGATTATCGGCCCGGACGAACTGCGTTGCCGATTGAGCACCTCGGGCGATTTGTACCGGATCCAGCAGAAGATGGAGAAACGCGGCGCGCCGGTGCCCGCGGTGGTGGCCATCGGCATGCCGCCGGCGGCGATATTGGCCGGCGCAGCGACGATCGGGCCGACCGCCAGCGAATACGATTTGGCCGCGCGCATTTCCGGGCGGCGTTTCCCGATGCGACCGTCGCCGATCTCGGGCTTGCCGGTGCCGGCGACCACCGAATTTCTGATCGAAGGCGAAATCCTCCCCAACGTGCGGCGCCCGGAAGGCCCCTTCGGCGAATGGATGGATTATTACGTGCCGGTGATGGACAACCACGTGTTCACGGTGAAGCGCGCTTATGCCCGCAAGGACGCGGTTTTTTACGCGATCAGCTCCGGCTCGAGCGAGGAATTGGCGATGAGCGCGGTGCCGCTCGCGGGCGGAATTTACAACGGCATTCGCACCTGGGTGCCCGCCGTCCGCGACGTAACCTGTTTTCCGCTGTTGCAATTCTGCGCGGTGCAGATCGCCAAGACCGCGGACGGGCAAGCCCAACGGGCGATGTTGGCCGCCTTCGGCGCCGAAATGAACCGCATCCTTTATTGCGTGGTGGTGGACGAGGACGTCGATATCCACAATTGGAACGACGTGCTGTGGGCGATGGCGACCCGCTGCCGCCCCGATCGGGACATCATGCAAATTCCCGGCGTGCCGTCATTCGCCCGCGACCCTCATCGCATGCATTGGGGGCGCTTGGGAATCGACGCTACCAAGCCGCTCGAACACGTCGAGGCCTTCGAGCGGAAAAAAGCCCCGGGCCTTAACGAACTGAAACTCGAGGATTACATCAAGAACTGA
- a CDS encoding IclR family transcriptional regulator: protein MGGGLSESFEIRNFVLFKENVKICPRSSQYGQSGITRMTVEKGILGRYARVLDAVAASPGGLTFAEIMRRTELPQGTVHRLIGALLRVGYLEPSQNRKIYVLGSRILRLLHLRTPREVVADLARPVLESLVERFAETAFVAKLEGENVESIAMVLPDSERHSYVQPGRVMPLHAAASAKAIFAFQNDEFLGRVLDRPLTAFTPKSTTSKKKVLSELAEVRKAGYAACLDELDPGVSSYACPIHVPGGVFHSVGLVGVSQRLEQVPRSTIVNALRDAAQALRERFAGQALGQ, encoded by the coding sequence ATGGGCGGGGGCCTTTCCGAAAGTTTCGAAATTCGGAACTTTGTTTTATTTAAAGAAAATGTTAAGATTTGTCCCAGGTCGAGTCAATACGGACAAAGTGGGATAACGCGAATGACGGTGGAAAAGGGGATTCTCGGTCGATACGCGCGCGTGCTCGATGCGGTTGCGGCGAGCCCGGGCGGACTGACGTTCGCCGAAATCATGCGCCGGACGGAACTGCCTCAGGGCACGGTTCATCGCCTGATCGGCGCATTGTTGCGTGTCGGCTATCTGGAGCCGAGCCAGAACCGGAAGATTTATGTCCTCGGCAGCCGCATTCTGCGCCTGTTGCATCTGCGCACGCCGCGCGAAGTGGTCGCCGATCTGGCTCGGCCGGTGCTCGAAAGCCTGGTCGAACGTTTCGCCGAAACGGCGTTCGTCGCCAAGCTCGAAGGCGAAAACGTGGAATCGATCGCCATGGTGTTGCCCGATAGCGAACGCCATTCCTACGTCCAGCCGGGACGGGTGATGCCGTTGCACGCCGCCGCTTCGGCCAAGGCGATCTTCGCGTTCCAGAACGATGAGTTTCTCGGCCGCGTGCTCGATCGGCCGCTGACGGCGTTCACGCCGAAATCGACCACCTCCAAGAAAAAAGTGCTGTCCGAACTGGCGGAGGTGCGCAAAGCCGGGTACGCCGCCTGCCTCGACGAACTGGATCCCGGCGTGTCGAGCTACGCTTGCCCGATTCATGTCCCCGGCGGCGTGTTCCATAGCGTCGGTCTGGTCGGTGTCTCGCAGCGCCTGGAACAAGTGCCCAGATCGACCATCGTCAATGCGCTGCGCGACGCGGCGCAAGCATTGCGGGAGCGCTTCGCGGGGCAGGCACTGGGGCAATGA
- a CDS encoding aminotransferase class III-fold pyridoxal phosphate-dependent enzyme, with product MSSASSAPSRLEPNSPYARDIRRHLHPFTNAALHQENGPHIFVRGEGIHVFDEGGKRYIEGLSGLWCTSLGFSEKRLADAARRQLETLPFYHNFAHKAVSPAIELADYLVGRAPVPMSKVFFTSSGSEANDTQIKLAWYYNNVLDRPNKKKIIARRGAYHGITVGAGCLTGLAYAHNGFDTPIAQILHTDCPHAYHHAHPGETEEAFAARLASNLEALIEREGPDTVAAFIAEPFLGAGGVIPPPKGYFERIQPILAKHDILFIVDEVISGFYRTGRMFATETYGLKPDLITLAKALSSGYQPIGAVMLSEKIYQAVVEGSRRYGIFGTGFTYTGHPVPSAVALETQRVYDERDIGAHVRFVIPRFQKRLAALADRPLVGEVRTAGLIGGIELVADRKTRTNFDPARKVGAWTMNKAAEHGLIVRALINDTIALCPPLIITEPQIDEMFDRLERALDDAAKAFAGG from the coding sequence ATGTCCTCCGCGTCTTCCGCCCCCTCGCGCCTCGAGCCCAATTCGCCCTACGCGCGCGACATTCGGCGGCACCTGCATCCGTTCACCAACGCCGCTCTCCACCAAGAAAACGGGCCGCACATCTTTGTCCGCGGCGAGGGCATCCACGTCTTCGACGAAGGGGGCAAGCGCTACATCGAGGGATTGTCGGGGCTGTGGTGCACGTCGCTCGGTTTCAGCGAAAAGCGCCTCGCCGACGCCGCCCGGCGCCAATTGGAAACTCTGCCATTCTACCACAACTTCGCGCACAAGGCGGTGTCGCCGGCGATCGAGCTTGCCGATTATCTGGTCGGCCGCGCGCCGGTGCCCATGTCCAAGGTCTTCTTCACTTCCTCGGGTTCGGAAGCCAACGATACCCAGATCAAGCTCGCGTGGTACTACAACAACGTCCTCGACCGCCCGAACAAGAAAAAGATCATCGCACGGCGCGGCGCTTATCACGGCATCACCGTCGGCGCCGGTTGCCTGACCGGACTTGCCTACGCCCACAACGGCTTTGATACGCCGATTGCGCAAATCCTGCACACCGATTGCCCGCACGCTTATCATCACGCCCACCCGGGCGAGACCGAGGAAGCCTTCGCCGCCCGCTTGGCCTCCAACCTGGAAGCCCTGATCGAACGGGAAGGTCCCGACACCGTCGCCGCCTTCATCGCCGAGCCGTTCCTCGGCGCCGGAGGCGTGATCCCGCCGCCGAAGGGCTATTTCGAGCGCATCCAGCCGATTCTCGCCAAGCACGACATCCTGTTCATCGTCGACGAGGTGATCAGCGGCTTCTACCGCACCGGCCGGATGTTCGCGACCGAGACCTACGGTCTGAAACCCGACCTCATCACGCTGGCCAAGGCGCTATCCTCGGGCTACCAGCCGATCGGCGCGGTGATGCTGTCGGAGAAAATCTACCAGGCGGTGGTCGAAGGCAGCCGCCGCTACGGGATTTTCGGCACCGGCTTCACCTACACCGGCCATCCGGTGCCGTCGGCGGTCGCGCTGGAAACCCAGCGCGTCTACGACGAACGCGATATCGGCGCGCATGTCCGTTTCGTGATCCCGCGCTTCCAAAAGCGGCTCGCGGCGCTCGCCGACCGGCCGCTGGTCGGCGAGGTGCGCACCGCCGGATTGATCGGCGGCATCGAGCTGGTCGCCGACAGGAAAACCCGGACCAACTTCGATCCGGCCCGGAAAGTGGGCGCCTGGACCATGAACAAGGCCGCCGAGCACGGTCTGATCGTGCGCGCCTTGATCAACGATACCATCGCGCTTTGCCCGCCCTTGATCATCACCGAGCCCCAGATCGACGAGATGTTCGACCGCCTCGAACGCGCGCTCGACGACGCGGCCAAGGCGTTCGCCGGTGGCTGA
- a CDS encoding hydantoinase/oxoprolinase family protein, whose translation MAEKAAAATAGWRVGVDIGGTFTDVVAIATTSGETRIAKVPTRPGDRVDSLFDALAAVGLDWKDVGDLIHGTTMITNAIIEGHLAKVALVTTKGFADTLAIGRQNRRELYRLDVTPKLPPLVPPERCFEVDERLDHDGNVLKALGDADADKAIASSERSGAEAVAVSLIHAYANPAHEERLGERLRRRFPYVALSNRVNPEAREYERTATTALSASVMPLAAGYLDNLTRRVPAGTRIHLFHSSGGMASAEALRDLPLALAMSGPAAGVAAAARIARDLALDHVISFDMGGTTTDVCLINDGRPEIATDRALAGRPLRQPMVAVESIGAGGGSIAYVDHGALCVGPESAGAEPGPACYGRGGTKPTVSDANLALGYLDPARPLGGGMRLDPAAADRAIAALAADAGLGTRETALGVVAVANQTMVRALRRITVERGVDGRRCVLLAFGGAGPMHAAAVARSFGIARVVVPAASSIFSALGCAAAEMSYSQQRTLRMPFAAWDAGRIATARTELRARLAAPLLAAGHRADDIRFEDVASVRYGGQSYAVEIVDPDFADPADLGRRFRDRHERLYGFATGEPWELVALRTRAFAPQRTNDAFGLAPTATSKTSAPVAGACVFDRSGPVATPRYDRAHLEPGKAIRGPAVIADAVSTVVVPPDATLTPDERGHLFLDVGGAP comes from the coding sequence GTGGCTGAGAAGGCCGCAGCCGCCACCGCCGGCTGGCGGGTGGGCGTGGACATCGGCGGGACGTTCACCGATGTCGTCGCGATCGCGACGACATCGGGCGAAACCCGGATCGCCAAGGTTCCGACCCGCCCCGGCGACCGGGTCGATAGCTTGTTCGACGCGCTCGCGGCGGTCGGGCTCGATTGGAAGGACGTCGGCGATCTGATCCACGGAACGACCATGATCACCAACGCCATCATCGAGGGCCATCTCGCCAAGGTCGCGTTGGTGACGACCAAGGGCTTCGCCGACACCCTCGCCATTGGCCGGCAAAACCGGCGCGAGCTTTACCGCCTCGACGTTACGCCGAAGCTGCCCCCGCTGGTGCCGCCCGAGCGCTGCTTCGAGGTGGACGAACGGCTCGATCACGACGGCAATGTCCTCAAGGCTCTCGGCGACGCCGACGCCGATAAGGCGATCGCAAGCTCCGAACGGAGCGGCGCCGAGGCGGTCGCCGTGTCGTTGATTCACGCCTATGCCAATCCCGCGCACGAGGAACGGCTCGGCGAGCGCTTGCGCCGCCGCTTCCCCTACGTCGCCCTTTCCAACCGCGTCAATCCCGAGGCGCGCGAGTACGAGCGGACCGCGACAACGGCGTTGAGCGCAAGCGTGATGCCGCTCGCCGCCGGTTATCTCGACAATCTCACCCGGCGCGTGCCCGCCGGCACGCGCATCCACTTGTTCCATTCCTCGGGCGGCATGGCGTCCGCCGAAGCGTTGCGCGACCTGCCGCTGGCGCTGGCCATGTCCGGTCCCGCCGCCGGAGTCGCCGCCGCCGCGCGCATCGCCCGCGACCTCGCCCTCGACCACGTCATCAGCTTCGACATGGGCGGTACCACCACCGACGTTTGCCTGATCAACGACGGGCGCCCCGAAATCGCCACCGACCGCGCCTTGGCCGGGCGGCCGCTGCGCCAGCCGATGGTTGCGGTCGAATCGATCGGCGCCGGCGGCGGTTCGATCGCCTACGTCGACCACGGTGCGTTGTGCGTGGGACCCGAAAGCGCCGGGGCCGAACCGGGGCCCGCCTGCTATGGCCGCGGCGGTACCAAACCCACGGTCAGCGACGCCAATCTCGCGCTCGGCTATCTCGATCCCGCCCGCCCGCTCGGCGGCGGCATGCGGCTCGACCCCGCCGCCGCCGACCGCGCCATCGCGGCGCTTGCCGCCGACGCGGGGCTCGGCACACGCGAAACCGCGCTCGGCGTCGTCGCCGTCGCCAACCAGACGATGGTTCGCGCGCTCCGGCGCATCACGGTCGAGCGCGGCGTCGACGGGCGGCGCTGCGTCCTGCTCGCCTTCGGCGGCGCGGGCCCGATGCATGCGGCCGCGGTGGCGCGCTCCTTCGGCATCGCGCGCGTCGTGGTGCCGGCGGCCTCCAGCATTTTCTCCGCCCTCGGTTGCGCCGCCGCCGAGATGAGCTATTCCCAGCAGCGCACACTGCGCATGCCCTTCGCCGCATGGGACGCGGGCCGCATCGCGACCGCCCGGACGGAACTCCGCGCGCGCCTCGCCGCGCCGCTGCTCGCGGCCGGCCACCGCGCGGACGACATCCGCTTCGAGGACGTCGCCTCGGTTCGCTACGGCGGCCAAAGCTACGCCGTCGAGATTGTCGATCCGGACTTCGCCGATCCCGCCGACCTGGGACGGCGCTTCCGCGACCGGCATGAGCGCCTCTACGGCTTCGCCACCGGCGAGCCGTGGGAGCTGGTCGCGCTCCGCACCCGGGCTTTTGCCCCGCAGCGGACCAACGACGCATTCGGTCTGGCGCCCACGGCGACTTCAAAAACGTCCGCGCCGGTCGCCGGAGCCTGCGTGTTCGACCGTTCGGGGCCGGTGGCGACGCCGCGCTACGACCGCGCCCACTTGGAACCCGGCAAGGCCATTCGCGGCCCGGCGGTGATCGCGGACGCGGTCTCGACCGTGGTGGTGCCGCCCGACGCGACCCTCACCCCGGACGAACGGGGTCACCTGTTCCTCGACGTGGGAGGCGCGCCGTGA
- a CDS encoding hydantoinase B/oxoprolinase family protein, producing MRTPGTNAGVDPVTLEVIRNALTAIAEEMSLVIMRSARSPLLREAGDLSSAVTDANGFLVAQGRDVPMHLGVMSFTVREFLKRVPKERLAPGDVWFLNLPEVGGNHLPDVKAIRPIFEGGVVRAFAVNLAHWADTGGAIPGSYVPHATDAWQEGLRISPLRVFTAAGPDREKLDFILANVRGAEEREGDILAQMAATRSAELRMTQLFAEHGTETVLAAIAAIHDRAEAQMRAAIAQVPDGAYMGEDWLDDDGSGRERIAIRVKVHVKGDEATFDFSASDDAVPGPVNTTPFITAASVFYVAKALLGPDIQPSGGCYRPLKIVTRPGSVLEPGPDKPVVGGNHETSQRVADAIFRALESALPGRASAGGPTTSGLVLFGGRRADGAWTTLYEVHGGGEGARLDRDGWPVIRVHMSNVMNTPAEVIEAEYPIRIEAQKLRRGSGGRGLHRGGEGLHREYRVMCPDMSVTTMFERRLIPPYGMHGGEAGAPFRVTIAYADGRTEDMPGKANIRLNTGDVVVVDSCGGGGYGAPSRARN from the coding sequence GTGAGAACCCCGGGCACGAACGCGGGCGTCGATCCCGTCACCCTCGAGGTGATCCGCAACGCGCTGACCGCGATCGCCGAGGAAATGTCGCTGGTCATCATGCGCTCGGCGCGTTCGCCGCTTTTGCGCGAAGCGGGCGATCTGTCGTCGGCGGTGACCGACGCCAACGGTTTTCTCGTCGCCCAGGGCCGCGACGTACCCATGCATCTCGGCGTGATGAGTTTCACGGTGCGCGAATTTCTGAAGCGCGTGCCGAAGGAGCGCCTAGCCCCCGGCGACGTCTGGTTTCTCAACCTGCCCGAGGTCGGCGGCAATCACCTGCCCGACGTCAAGGCGATCCGCCCGATCTTCGAGGGTGGCGTCGTGCGCGCCTTCGCCGTCAACCTTGCCCATTGGGCGGACACCGGCGGCGCGATTCCCGGCAGCTACGTGCCCCACGCCACCGACGCCTGGCAGGAGGGCTTGCGCATTTCCCCCTTGCGCGTCTTCACCGCCGCCGGGCCGGATCGCGAAAAGCTCGATTTCATCCTCGCCAATGTGCGCGGCGCCGAGGAGCGCGAGGGCGATATTCTGGCCCAAATGGCCGCGACCCGCTCCGCCGAATTGCGCATGACCCAGCTGTTCGCCGAGCACGGCACCGAAACCGTTCTCGCCGCCATCGCCGCGATCCACGACCGCGCCGAGGCGCAGATGCGCGCCGCCATCGCCCAAGTTCCCGACGGCGCCTATATGGGCGAGGATTGGCTCGACGACGACGGTTCGGGGCGCGAACGGATCGCGATCCGGGTCAAGGTCCACGTCAAGGGCGACGAGGCGACGTTCGATTTCTCCGCGAGCGACGACGCGGTGCCGGGGCCCGTCAACACGACGCCGTTCATCACCGCCGCCTCGGTGTTTTACGTCGCCAAGGCGCTGCTCGGCCCCGACATCCAGCCGAGCGGCGGCTGCTACCGCCCGCTCAAGATCGTCACCCGCCCCGGCTCGGTGCTCGAACCCGGCCCGGACAAGCCGGTGGTCGGCGGCAACCACGAAACCTCGCAGCGCGTCGCCGACGCCATTTTCCGCGCGCTGGAATCGGCGCTGCCCGGCCGCGCCAGCGCGGGCGGCCCGACCACCTCGGGCCTCGTCCTGTTCGGCGGCCGCCGCGCCGACGGCGCCTGGACCACCCTTTACGAAGTGCACGGCGGCGGCGAAGGCGCCCGGCTCGATCGCGACGGCTGGCCGGTGATCCGCGTTCACATGTCCAACGTCATGAACACGCCGGCCGAGGTGATCGAGGCCGAATACCCCATTCGCATCGAAGCGCAGAAACTCCGGCGCGGCTCCGGCGGTCGCGGCTTGCACCGCGGCGGCGAGGGCTTGCACCGGGAATACCGGGTCATGTGCCCGGACATGTCGGTCACCACCATGTTCGAACGCCGGCTGATTCCGCCCTACGGCATGCACGGCGGCGAGGCGGGCGCGCCCTTCCGCGTCACCATCGCCTACGCCGACGGGCGGACCGAGGACATGCCCGGCAAAGCCAATATCCGCCTCAACACCGGCGACGTGGTGGTGGTCGACAGCTGCGGCGGCGGCGGCTACGGGGCGCCGTCCCGCGCGCGTAATTGA